From Micrococcus porci, one genomic window encodes:
- a CDS encoding PH domain-containing protein: MRLEPGEQVVVRTRSHPRVLVGTAARLTGTAFLLGLAMGLLARPGLPSPLRAAVPWLEAVVWAAAVVAVLVGVVRPLLRWATRATVLTSERLVQRPGLGAGPEAAMPLVSIADVQRRRRGASSGDLHILFQDPLRQVYWRLADVPEAERFEQVLAETTRAARDRARPAMPAWGGVL, from the coding sequence ATGCGGCTGGAGCCCGGTGAGCAGGTGGTCGTCCGCACGCGCAGCCACCCCCGGGTCCTGGTCGGGACGGCCGCCCGGCTGACCGGCACCGCCTTCCTCCTCGGCCTGGCGATGGGCCTGCTCGCCCGCCCTGGCCTCCCCTCCCCGCTGCGCGCCGCCGTGCCGTGGCTGGAGGCCGTCGTCTGGGCCGCGGCCGTGGTGGCCGTGCTCGTGGGGGTCGTCCGCCCGCTGCTGCGCTGGGCCACGCGCGCCACCGTGCTCACGTCCGAACGGCTCGTGCAGCGCCCCGGCCTCGGCGCCGGCCCCGAGGCCGCGATGCCCCTGGTGAGCATCGCCGACGTCCAGCGCCGCCGCCGCGGCGCCTCCTCCGGCGACCTGCACATCCTGTTCCAGGACCCGCTGCGCCAGGTGTACTGGCGCCTGGCGGACGTCCCCGAGGCCGAGCGGTTCGAGCAGGTGCTCGCCGAGACCACCCGGGCGGCACGCGACCGCGCCCGCCCTGCCATGCCCGCCTGGGGAGGAGTACTTTGA